The genome window CCGTTCCCTGGTAGCTGATCGCTCCCAACTCAAACCCGACCGCCACCGCCGGCCAGGCGTACCCGCCACTGAGGCCGACGCTTGCGGCCGTGACACCGCCGGCGAAATTGCAGGTGTCGCAGCTCTGCTCGAGATGCCCCATTCCGAACAGCGCCCTGCCCCACAGTCCTCGTGGGCGGATCTGCTCCTGACCCGAGGCTTGGACGGTGAGAACCGCGAGCATCAAGCCCGGCAGGAAGAGCGATCTGCGGGTCAACGGAGGTCGCTCTCCATGTTCGCAGGCGCCCCGCACAACTCGGCCGCCCGCCGCACGACGGCACTGATCGACCGGCTCGCCTCGGCATCCTTGACCGGGATCGTGGCCAGGTACGACCGCAGTTCCCCCCGGCTGGACATGGTCAGGAAGGGATAGGTGTCCGGATCGCGCGCGGGAATCGTGACGAAGAACTTGCCGGGGATGTAGATGAAGTCGTGGTAGCCTTCGGGGCGGGACACCGGCCGGACACCATGGGTGTCCACATCCTTCATCGGTACCCGCATGGTGGTCCGCGTGCCAGAGACGCCGGAGTTGTCGGTGACAACGATGGTCAGCTGGCACTTGTCCAGCGCGAGTGTGGCGGAGGCGGTGTACGTCACCCTCCGCAGATTGGTGGTCGCGGTCTCGTCACTGGAACTGACCGCCATGTCGGTCCCGTCCCGCTCGAGCCAGCGTGCCGCCTCGGCGAGGGTCATGTCAGACTGTGCGGAAAGGGGGGGGCCGGCCAGCATCGACAGCAGGCCCCCCGCAGCCAGGGGAAGCCATCTCACCGGATGACGGTCTCCTCGATGGCGTCGAGCAGCCAACCCATCTCCTTGGCGCTGTTGGTCACCAACGTGAACGACCGGTCGCCCCGGCGCTGGAGATTGAACTCCTTCAGGCCCGCCACCGAATCGACGATGCTGTCCGGGAAGCTCTTCCGGAGCATGAATTCCACCTTGTACGGGCGCTTCATCGTGAAGGGCGCGAACTCGCCGTTCTTCTCGCGACGCACTGCCTCGGCGGCCCCTGCCTCGAGCATCGCCTGGACCCGGGCGGGGCTGTAGGTGATGGCGGCGTTCCGCCCCATCGCCTGTTTGGTGACAATCGCGACGAACCCCTCGGGAAGCATCTTCTGGGTTTCGGCAATCAGGACATCGTCCCCGCTTACCAGCGACACCGACACCCCCACCTCGCCCGCAATCAGCGCGTTGATGCCCACCTCGTTGAGGACCTTGCCGTTCACCGTGAACGAGTCGAAGGCGAAGTTGTGCCCCATCACACCGCGGCTCCCGGCGTTGGCGTGCGCGCCGGTGAACATCAGGGTCCCGAAGGTGCTGTCGATCCCGGTGATCATCACCAGTGGCTTGGGAAAGCCGCGGATCAGCAGCGCTTGTTCATCGAGTTCCCAGGGGAGCACGTTGGCGAAGCGGTTGCCGCCATGGCCCTCGTTGACCACGAAGCTCTGTGCCCCCGCCGCCCGCGCGCCGCGAATCGTGGCGTTCACCTCCTGGGTGACCATCTTGCGGAAGCCGTCCCAGTAGTCCGGGCCGGTCAGCGTCTTGTACGCCGGCCCCTCATTGCCGGCAATGACCTCGTAGATGCTCACGGTGCTTCCCATCCCTTCCATGTCGGGCACCAGGAAGACCCGGAATCCGGCTTCGAAGGGAATCGTCTTGTCGCGGAACGGGGCGGAGCCGGACTGGGCCTGCACCGCGGAGGCAAGGCAGAGTAGCGCGGACACGAGGAGGCGTTGCATCAGGTCTCCGGGAATGCGTGAGTGTCAGTGATCGCCGAGCACCAGCAGCCTGAGTTCGGTCATTGCATCCATCGCGTAGCGGACCCCTTCCCTGCCGAGGCCTGACGCCTTCACGCCGCCATACGGGGCGTGATCCACGCGGAAACCGGGGACATCGTTGACCACCACGCCCCCGACATCGAGCCGCTCGAAGGCGCGCAGGATGCGCCGCATGTCCTGGGTAAACACTCCCGTCTGGATGCCGTACGGCGACGCGTTCACCTCGGCGATGGCGGCATCGACGTCGGTGTACGGCCGGACGGTGGTGACGGGGGCAAAGACTTCCTCGCAGTTGACGCGCATGGTGGCATCGGTGTCAAGCACCACCGTGGGTTCGAGTACCGCGCCGTTGCGTCGGCCACCCACCGCCACGCGCGCACCGGCCGAGGCGGCCTCGGCAATCCACTGGACGGCCCGCTCGGCGCTGGCCTCATCGATCATGGGACCGACGTCAGTGGTCTCCGCCAGCGGATCGCCGGTGCGGAGGGCGCCCACCGCGGCCACCAGCTGTTCGGTGAACGCGACGTACAGCGACGCATGGACGAGGATAC of Gemmatimonadales bacterium contains these proteins:
- a CDS encoding M55 family metallopeptidase, which encodes MQRLLVSALLCLASAVQAQSGSAPFRDKTIPFEAGFRVFLVPDMEGMGSTVSIYEVIAGNEGPAYKTLTGPDYWDGFRKMVTQEVNATIRGARAAGAQSFVVNEGHGGNRFANVLPWELDEQALLIRGFPKPLVMITGIDSTFGTLMFTGAHANAGSRGVMGHNFAFDSFTVNGKVLNEVGINALIAGEVGVSVSLVSGDDVLIAETQKMLPEGFVAIVTKQAMGRNAAITYSPARVQAMLEAGAAEAVRREKNGEFAPFTMKRPYKVEFMLRKSFPDSIVDSVAGLKEFNLQRRGDRSFTLVTNSAKEMGWLLDAIEETVIR
- a CDS encoding aldehyde dehydrogenase family protein; protein product: MRNARKIVPCTNDVAAPLIDDPRIRMVTFTGSARVGWAIRQRAYTKRVALELGGNAAVIIEPDADLDRAVRRCVSGGYLYAGQSCISTQRILVHASLYVAFTEQLVAAVGALRTGDPLAETTDVGPMIDEASAERAVQWIAEAASAGARVAVGGRRNGAVLEPTVVLDTDATMRVNCEEVFAPVTTVRPYTDVDAAIAEVNASPYGIQTGVFTQDMRRILRAFERLDVGGVVVNDVPGFRVDHAPYGGVKASGLGREGVRYAMDAMTELRLLVLGDH